One Oryza glaberrima chromosome 11, OglaRS2, whole genome shotgun sequence genomic region harbors:
- the LOC127755769 gene encoding receptor-like protein EIX1, giving the protein MLMRHPTIAAAAAAAAASFLLLMIAADGQAATPPPPAAIGNYCEPRQRDALLAFKEGVTDDPAGLLASWRRGGGQLQEDCCQWRGVRCSNLTGHVVKLRLRNDHARTALAGEIGQSLISLEHLRYLDLSMNNLAGSTGHVPEFLGSFKSLRYLNLSGIVFSGMVPPQLGNLSNLRYLDLSGIRLSGMASFLYINDGSWLAHLSNLQYLNLDGVNLSTVVDWPHVLNMIPSLKIVSLSSCSLQSANQSLPELSFKELEKLDLSNNDFNHPAESSWIWNLTSLKYLNLSSTSLYGDIPQALGNMLSLQVLDFSFDDHKDSMGMSVSKNGNMGTMKANLKNLCNLEVLDLDCRL; this is encoded by the coding sequence ATGCTCATGCGTCATccgaccatcgccgccgctgccgccgccgccgccgcctccttcctcctcctcatgatCGCCGCCGATGGCcaggcggcgacgccgccaccacctgcaGCCATCGGCAACTACTGCGAACCGCGCCAGAGAGACGCGCTGCTGGCGTTCAAGGAAGGCGTCACCGACGACCCTGCAGGCCTCCTCGCCTCATGGCGACGAGGTGGCGGTCAGCTGCAGGAGGATTGCTGCCAATGGCGAGGCGTCCGGTGCAGCAACCTCACCGGCCATGTCGTCAAGCTCCGCCTCCGCAACGACCACGCCAGAACAGCGCTGGCCGGCGAGATAGGCCAGTCTCTGATCTCGCTGGAGCATCTCAGGTACCTTGATCTCAGCATGAACAACCTTGCAGGTTCCACTGGACATGTCCCTGAGTTCTTGGGCTCTTTCAAAAGCCTGAGATATCTGAATCTATCTGGGATAGTGTTCTCCGGCATGGTGCCGCCTCAGCTCGGTAACCTTTCGAACTTGCGATATCTCGATCTTTCTGGGATAAGATTATCTGGCATGGCTTCATTTCTGTACATTAATGATGGTTCATGGTTAGCACACTTGTCCAATTTGCAATATCTGAACCTTGATGGGGTAAACCTTAGCACAGTAGTTGATTGGCCACATGTTCTGAACATGATCCCTTCTCTGAAGATTGTTAGCCTTTCTTCTTGCTCACTTCAGAGTGCAAACCAGTCTCTCCCAGAGCTTAGTTTCAAGGAACTCGAGAAGCTTGATCTTTCCAACAATGACTTTAACCACCCAGCTGAATCTAGTTGGATTTGGAACTTGACATCTCTCAAGTATCTCAATCTTAGCTCGACTAGTTTGTACGGTGATATTCCGCAAGCGCTAGGAAACATGCTGTCCCTCCAAGTTCTTGATTTCTCATTTGATGATCATAAGGATAGCATGGGCATGAGCGTGTCGAAAAATGGCAATATGGGCACCATGAAAGCAAACTTGAAGAATCTATGCAATTTGGAAGTTCTAGACCTTGATTGTAGGCTATAA
- the LOC127755486 gene encoding receptor-like protein EIX2 — translation MFSGNIPASITKLGNLSHLDLASNSISGPLPQYLANLTGMVPKQYYTNEHEERLSGCDYKSLVTMKGLELEYDEENVTVVTIDLSSNLLTGVIPEDITYLHRLINLNLSSNYLSGKIPYSIRDMQSLESLDLSKNMLYGEIPQSLSDLSSLSFLNLSYNNLMGRIPLGTQLGTLYDQNHHLYDGNDGLCGPPLPKSCYKSDASEQGHLMRSKQGFDIGPFSIGVAMGFMAGLWIVFYALLFMKTWRVAYFCLLDKVYDEVCVIAVFGWARLTGRTDARLLMSQVAWSSIDSDESYE, via the coding sequence ATGTTCTCTGGAAATATTCCTGCCAGCATCACCAAACTTGGAAATCTTTCTCATTTGGATCTTGCTAGCAATAGTATATCAGGTCCCCTGCCTCAGTATTTGGCAAATTTGACAGGAATGGTTCCGAAGCAATATTATACGAACGAGCATGAAGAGAGACTATCTGGATGTGACTACAAATCTCTTGTGACCATGAAGGGGCTGGAACTTGAGTATGATGAAGAAAATGTAACTGTGGTGACCATTGATTTGTCCTCAAATCTATTGACCGGTGTGATTCCTGAAGACATTACTTATCTTCATAGATTGATAAATCTGAATCTATCGAGTAACTATTTGAGTGGAAAAATTCCATATTCGATCAGGGACATGCAGTCATTGGAATCGCTCGATCTCTCGAAGAACATGCTCTATGGTGAAATCCCACAAAGTTTGTCTGATTTATCGTCTTTAAGTTTTCTGAACCTATCTTATAACAATCTCATGGGAAGAATACCATTAGGGACACAACTTGGCACCCTCTATGACCAAAACCATCATCTGTATGATGGCAATGATGGTCTTTGTGGGCCTCCTCTCCCAAAAAGCTGTTATAAAAGCGATGCATCAGAGCAAGGTCACCTGATGAGAAGTAAACAAGGTTTTGACATAGGGCCATTTTCCATTGGAGTTGCAATGGGATTTATGGCAGGTCTCTGGATTGTCTTCTATGCCCTTTTGTTCATGAAAACTTGGAGGGTTGCTTACTTCTGTCTCTTGGACAAGGTGTATGATGAGGTTTGTGTGATTGCGGTTTTTGGTTGGGCAAGATTGACAGGAAGAACAGATGCAAGACTGCTGATGTCACAGGTCGCATGGTCATCCATCGACTCCGACGAATCCTATGAATAG